The following proteins are encoded in a genomic region of Reichenbachiella sp.:
- the ilvD gene encoding dihydroxy-acid dehydratase, protein MSLNKYSKTITQDPSQPASQAQLYATGLSEEDMKKAQVGIVSTGFEGNPCNMHLNILSHQVKKGVREADLVGLIFHTIGVSDGISNGTTGMKYSLISRDIIADSIETVVNAQFYDAVVPVVGCDKNMPGSIMALGRLNRPGLMVYGGTVRPGKWKGEDLNIVSAFEAYGQKLANNISDEDYNGIIKNSIPGPGACGGMYTANTMSSAIEAMGMSLPSSSSNPAESDDKKQETYRVGQAVRHLLEQDLRPRDIMTKEAFENAIRIIMILGGSTNAVLHLIAMAKSVDVPIGLDDFQRISDSTPFIADLKPSGKYLMEDLHFVGGVPAVMKALLHEGYLHGDCMTVTGKTLAENIEEGPSLKEGQKIIHSFSDPIKPSGHLQILYGNLAPEGSVAKITGKEGEYFEGPARCYEDEFEAIEGIGKDVKKGEVIVIRQSGPKGAPGMPEMLKPTSAVMGAGLGKDVALITDGRFSGGSHGFVVGHVTPESQEGGPLALVRDGDIISIDAVKNEMNLKISDEEMAKRKAAWVQPEYKAKKGILRKYINQVASASEGCVTDE, encoded by the coding sequence ATGAGTTTAAACAAATACAGCAAAACGATCACACAAGACCCTTCACAGCCAGCATCTCAAGCGCAGCTTTATGCTACTGGCCTGTCTGAAGAGGATATGAAAAAAGCACAAGTTGGGATCGTTAGCACAGGCTTCGAAGGCAATCCATGCAACATGCACCTTAATATTTTATCACATCAGGTGAAAAAGGGTGTGCGTGAAGCTGATCTTGTGGGCTTGATTTTCCACACCATTGGAGTTAGTGACGGGATTTCCAATGGGACCACAGGGATGAAATATTCTCTGATTTCCAGAGATATCATTGCCGATTCGATCGAAACAGTTGTGAATGCACAGTTTTACGATGCGGTAGTTCCTGTCGTTGGTTGTGACAAAAACATGCCCGGTTCTATCATGGCCTTGGGTCGATTGAACAGACCGGGATTGATGGTATACGGTGGAACCGTAAGACCAGGAAAATGGAAAGGCGAAGATTTGAATATTGTTTCGGCATTTGAGGCTTACGGCCAAAAACTAGCCAACAATATTTCGGATGAAGATTACAATGGTATCATCAAAAACTCAATCCCAGGCCCTGGAGCCTGTGGAGGGATGTACACCGCCAACACCATGTCATCGGCTATCGAGGCGATGGGCATGAGCTTACCGTCATCGTCTTCTAATCCAGCAGAAAGCGATGACAAGAAACAAGAGACTTATCGAGTAGGTCAGGCTGTGCGACACTTGCTAGAGCAAGACTTGCGTCCAAGAGATATCATGACCAAAGAGGCATTCGAAAATGCGATTCGTATCATCATGATTTTGGGTGGTTCTACCAATGCAGTGCTTCACTTGATCGCTATGGCGAAATCTGTGGATGTGCCGATCGGTCTGGACGATTTCCAAAGAATCTCAGACAGCACGCCTTTCATTGCCGACTTGAAACCAAGTGGTAAATACTTGATGGAAGACCTTCACTTTGTGGGTGGTGTTCCAGCAGTGATGAAAGCATTATTGCACGAAGGATACTTGCACGGCGACTGTATGACAGTGACTGGCAAGACCTTGGCGGAAAATATTGAAGAAGGGCCATCATTGAAAGAAGGACAAAAAATTATTCATTCTTTCTCTGATCCTATCAAGCCATCTGGTCACTTGCAGATCCTTTACGGAAATCTAGCGCCAGAAGGTTCTGTAGCAAAAATCACTGGTAAAGAAGGAGAATACTTCGAAGGACCAGCGAGATGCTATGAGGATGAATTTGAAGCGATCGAAGGCATAGGCAAGGATGTAAAAAAAGGTGAAGTGATTGTCATCAGACAGTCAGGCCCTAAAGGTGCACCTGGTATGCCGGAGATGCTGAAGCCTACAAGTGCCGTGATGGGCGCTGGCTTGGGTAAAGACGTAGCACTAATTACTGATGGACGATTCTCGGGAGGATCACATGGATTTGTGGTAGGGCACGTGACGCCAGAATCGCAAGAAGGTGGACCATTGGCATTGGTGAGAGATGGTGATATCATCAGCATCGACGCAGTGAAAAACGAAATGAATTTGAAAATTTCTGATGAAGAAATGGCGAAACGAAAAGCCGCTTGGGTGCAGCCGGAGTACAAAGCCAAAAAAGGAATTTTAAGAAAATATATCAACCAAGTAGCATCAGCCTCAGAAGGTTGTGTAACCGACGAATAA
- a CDS encoding branched-chain amino acid transaminase: MYYNENSILFLDGQWVKASEAKVDLFSQTMHYGNGVFEGIRSYAGAAGPNVFKAKEHFERLKYSAEKMNIKISQSVDELVKISYELLDRNGLSNAYIRPMVYLGANMKLLSCGEVHVMMAAWDWPPYLGDEALKVMISSIERPNPKSIPVDAKVSGNYTNSIMASNEAKRNGYDEALLLDSEGYVAEGSGQNFFFVKDDVIYTPPLGNILPGITRATIIEYAMELGYPVVEKLFKPEEMKGAEVAFFTGTATEVASIASIDDMEFKKDWKETVAYDLFLMYRQRVSNAELSDFTLV; encoded by the coding sequence ATGTATTACAACGAAAATTCGATCCTTTTCCTAGACGGACAGTGGGTAAAAGCATCAGAAGCTAAAGTTGACTTGTTTAGCCAGACCATGCACTATGGTAACGGTGTCTTTGAAGGTATCCGATCGTACGCTGGTGCAGCCGGACCCAATGTCTTCAAGGCCAAGGAACATTTCGAAAGACTTAAATACTCAGCTGAAAAGATGAATATCAAAATCAGCCAGTCAGTAGATGAGTTAGTTAAAATCTCTTATGAATTATTGGATAGAAATGGATTGAGCAATGCGTACATCCGTCCGATGGTTTATCTCGGTGCCAACATGAAGCTGCTCTCTTGTGGAGAAGTGCATGTGATGATGGCGGCTTGGGACTGGCCTCCATATTTGGGTGACGAAGCTTTGAAAGTAATGATCTCTTCTATCGAAAGACCGAATCCGAAGTCGATCCCTGTTGATGCCAAAGTATCAGGTAACTACACCAATTCGATCATGGCGTCTAACGAAGCCAAGAGAAATGGGTACGACGAAGCTTTGTTGCTAGACTCAGAAGGCTATGTAGCAGAAGGATCGGGTCAAAACTTCTTCTTCGTGAAAGATGATGTGATTTACACTCCACCACTTGGCAATATCTTACCAGGCATCACCAGAGCGACCATCATCGAGTATGCGATGGAGTTGGGTTACCCAGTAGTGGAGAAGCTATTCAAGCCGGAAGAAATGAAAGGCGCAGAAGTAGCCTTCTTCACGGGTACCGCGACAGAAGTAGCGAGTATCGCTTCCATCGACGATATGGAATTCAAGAAGGACTGGAAAGAAACCGTGGCTTATGACTTGTTCCTCATGTATCGCCAGCGAGTGAGCAATGCGGAGCTTAGCGATTTCACATTGGTGTAA
- the leuB gene encoding 3-isopropylmalate dehydrogenase, producing MQYKIATLSGDGIGPEIVEQAIKAMKSVGEVFGHEFDFQFAEVGASAIDAVGDPYPDATHDLCMESDAVLFGAIGDPKYDNDPSAKVRPEQGLLKMRKKLGLYANIRPVVTFPKLNYKSPLKEEIVEGSDFVVIRELTGGIYFGEPRGRSEDGHTAFDTCVYNKDEVKRILDLAYEYAGKRRKHLTVVDKANVLGTSRLWREVAQGMEKEHADIQTEYMFVDNAAMQLIQWPKKFDVMVTENMFGDILSDEASVITGSMGLLPSASVGVHTSVFEPIHGSYPQAAGKNIANPIATILSAAMLLESLDLMKEAEAIRNAVNQVIDEDYLTEDLNKENAKSTTEVGDKIAEIISASSTVLEG from the coding sequence ATGCAGTATAAAATAGCTACACTGTCTGGAGACGGAATCGGACCTGAAATAGTAGAACAGGCGATCAAAGCGATGAAATCAGTGGGTGAAGTTTTCGGCCATGAGTTTGATTTTCAATTTGCAGAAGTTGGTGCATCAGCGATCGATGCAGTTGGAGATCCTTATCCTGACGCTACACACGACTTGTGTATGGAGTCTGATGCGGTACTTTTCGGCGCTATTGGTGACCCTAAGTATGACAATGATCCATCTGCGAAAGTTCGTCCTGAGCAAGGCTTGTTGAAGATGAGAAAGAAATTAGGCTTATATGCTAATATTCGTCCGGTAGTTACTTTCCCTAAGTTGAACTACAAGTCACCTTTGAAAGAGGAGATCGTAGAAGGATCTGATTTTGTGGTGATTAGAGAATTGACTGGCGGTATCTATTTCGGAGAGCCTAGAGGTAGATCGGAAGATGGCCATACGGCATTCGATACTTGCGTGTACAACAAAGACGAGGTGAAGAGAATCTTGGATTTGGCTTACGAATACGCAGGCAAAAGAAGAAAGCATTTGACAGTAGTCGACAAAGCGAATGTATTAGGTACTTCTAGACTATGGAGAGAAGTAGCACAAGGCATGGAAAAGGAGCACGCTGATATTCAAACCGAATACATGTTTGTAGATAATGCCGCTATGCAGTTGATCCAATGGCCAAAGAAATTTGACGTGATGGTAACTGAAAACATGTTCGGAGACATTCTTTCTGATGAGGCGAGTGTGATCACCGGATCTATGGGATTGTTGCCTTCTGCTTCTGTAGGGGTGCATACTTCAGTGTTTGAGCCTATCCACGGTTCTTATCCACAGGCCGCTGGCAAAAACATCGCCAACCCGATTGCTACCATTCTTTCAGCAGCTATGTTGTTAGAGTCTTTGGACTTGATGAAGGAAGCAGAAGCGATCAGAAATGCAGTGAACCAAGTGATCGATGAGGACTACCTCACCGAGGATTTAAATAAAGAAAATGCAAAGTCTACTACAGAGGTAGGAGATAAAATAGCCGAAATAATCAGTGCAAGCAGCACAGTATTAGAAGGTTAG
- a CDS encoding alpha-isopropylmalate synthase regulatory domain-containing protein: MKVEILDTTLRDGEQTSGVAFTESEKLTLAQLIIDELGVDRLEIASARVSDGEYRGAQNILDWANQNGHGHKIEILGFVDGGKSLDWIKEAKGQVMNLLTKGSLKHCQAQLRKTPEEHLADIAETIAYADELGIAVNVYLEDWSNGVIDSPEYVYQMVEGLQKTSAKRIMLPDTLGVLNHEDVSKYCSEMVKRFPEVHFDFHAHNDYDLSVANVFEALKSGMKGIHTTLNGLGERAGNVPVSSVVGIMKDHLHLEVNLDETKLYKVSKVVEAFSGVRIPANKPLIGEFVFTQTSGVHADGDSKDNLYQTALEPTRFGRSYTYALGKLSGKANILKNLEGLGIQLTPEETKKVTERIIELGDKKETITQEDLPYIVNDVLGNSVSDPTVEILNYSLSVAKGLKPSATISVSLDGIVQEETAPGDGQYDAFMNALLKIYATVGRTFPKLVDYEVRIPPGGNTDALVMTTISWNWNGKILKTKGLDPDQTVAAIKATTRMLNIVESKEVKEYAV; encoded by the coding sequence ATGAAAGTAGAAATCCTAGATACTACCCTTCGGGATGGAGAACAAACATCCGGCGTAGCTTTCACCGAAAGTGAAAAGCTAACCCTCGCCCAACTCATCATCGATGAGCTGGGCGTGGATCGTTTGGAGATTGCTTCTGCACGCGTATCGGATGGCGAATATCGTGGGGCTCAGAATATTCTGGATTGGGCCAATCAAAATGGGCACGGTCACAAAATCGAAATCCTCGGTTTTGTAGATGGTGGAAAATCTTTGGATTGGATCAAAGAAGCCAAAGGGCAGGTGATGAATCTGCTGACCAAAGGCTCCTTGAAGCATTGTCAGGCGCAACTGAGAAAAACACCAGAAGAACATCTGGCGGATATCGCAGAGACGATCGCTTATGCCGACGAACTCGGCATTGCAGTCAATGTCTATCTCGAAGATTGGTCTAATGGCGTGATAGATTCTCCGGAGTATGTCTACCAAATGGTAGAAGGCTTGCAAAAGACCAGCGCCAAGCGAATCATGCTGCCAGATACTTTAGGGGTGTTGAATCACGAAGACGTAAGCAAGTATTGCTCGGAGATGGTGAAACGATTTCCAGAAGTGCATTTTGATTTTCATGCGCATAACGATTACGACCTTTCGGTTGCCAATGTGTTTGAAGCATTGAAATCGGGTATGAAAGGGATTCATACCACGCTAAACGGCTTGGGAGAAAGAGCTGGCAATGTACCAGTATCTAGTGTGGTAGGCATCATGAAAGATCACTTGCATTTGGAAGTGAATCTGGATGAGACCAAACTCTACAAAGTGAGCAAGGTAGTAGAAGCTTTTTCTGGCGTACGTATTCCTGCCAACAAACCATTGATTGGTGAGTTTGTGTTTACACAAACTTCTGGTGTGCATGCTGATGGCGATAGCAAAGACAATTTGTATCAGACGGCTTTAGAACCAACGAGATTCGGGCGGTCTTATACCTATGCTTTAGGCAAGCTTTCGGGCAAAGCCAATATTCTTAAAAACTTAGAAGGTTTAGGAATTCAGCTGACACCAGAAGAAACCAAAAAAGTGACCGAACGAATCATTGAGCTAGGAGATAAGAAAGAAACTATCACGCAAGAGGATTTGCCTTACATCGTCAATGATGTGTTGGGCAATTCGGTTTCTGATCCTACGGTCGAAATTTTGAATTACTCTTTGTCAGTGGCTAAAGGATTGAAGCCTTCGGCAACGATCTCTGTGAGCCTAGATGGCATCGTGCAAGAAGAGACGGCACCTGGCGATGGACAGTATGATGCATTCATGAATGCACTATTGAAGATCTATGCCACCGTAGGACGTACCTTCCCAAAGCTGGTAGACTACGAAGTGAGGATACCACCTGGAGGCAACACAGATGCGCTAGTGATGACCACCATTTCATGGAATTGGAATGGCAAAATATTAAAAACCAAAGGGCTAGACCCTGACCAAACCGTGGCGGCTATTAAGGCGACCACACGAATGTTGAACATAGTAGAAAGTAAAGAAGTAAAAGAATATGCAGTATAA
- the leuD gene encoding 3-isopropylmalate dehydratase small subunit has product MALEKFVKINSSAVPVATENVDTDQIIPARFLKATTREGFGENLFRDWRYDGDGNEIPEFPLNDKKYSGTILVAGKNFGCGSSREHAAWAVHDYGFKVVVSSFFADIFRNNCLNNGVLPIQVSTEFAEKVFAAIESNPNTQFEADLEAQTFTISSTGDSTSFEISPYKKECLQNGYDDIDYLISLRDKIEAYEEARA; this is encoded by the coding sequence ATGGCATTAGAAAAATTCGTAAAAATAAACTCATCGGCAGTTCCAGTAGCTACCGAAAATGTAGATACAGATCAAATTATCCCAGCCAGATTCTTGAAGGCAACGACAAGAGAAGGATTCGGTGAAAACCTTTTCCGTGATTGGAGATACGATGGCGATGGAAATGAAATTCCAGAGTTTCCGCTCAATGACAAAAAGTATTCAGGTACCATCTTGGTAGCTGGTAAAAACTTTGGGTGTGGATCTAGCCGTGAGCATGCCGCTTGGGCGGTACACGATTATGGTTTCAAAGTAGTGGTTTCTAGTTTCTTCGCGGACATCTTTAGAAACAATTGTTTGAACAATGGTGTGTTGCCAATTCAAGTATCAACTGAATTTGCTGAAAAGGTATTTGCAGCTATCGAATCTAATCCAAACACGCAGTTTGAAGCAGATCTAGAAGCGCAGACTTTCACTATTTCTTCTACTGGCGATTCGACTTCGTTCGAAATCAGCCCATACAAGAAGGAGTGCTTGCAAAACGGATACGACGATATTGATTATCTAATCTCCTTGAGAGACAAAATAGAAGCATACGAAGAAGCGCGAGCTTAA
- the leuC gene encoding 3-isopropylmalate dehydratase large subunit, whose amino-acid sequence MEAKTLFDKIWDAHVVSEIEGGPSAIYIDCHLIHEVTSPQAFAGIEKRGVPVFRPNQTFATPDHNVPTENQHLPIQDALSKFQVDKLTENCEKHGVSLYGLNHPYQGVVHVVGPQLGLTQPGMTIVCGDSHTSTHGAFGAIAFGIGTSEVEMVLASQCIMQPKPKKMRITVNGELGEGVTAKDLVLYIISKVTAGGGTGYFIEYAGSAFENLSMEGRMTVCNMSIEMGARGGLIAPDETTFEYVKGRENAPKGADFDKAVEEWKKLKTDDGAVFDKELEFDAADIEPMITYGTNPGMGTKIKSSIPALSEIEKSEQESFQKSMNYMGFSDGDVLVGKPIDYVFVGSCTNGRIEDLREVASYVKGKQKAPNITAWIVPGSKQVEKQAQEEGLVEVLEEAGFKLRQPGCSACLAMNDDKVPKGKYAVSTSNRNFEGRQGPGSRTLLASPLTAAAVAVAGKIVDPREPVNA is encoded by the coding sequence GTGGAAGCAAAAACATTATTTGATAAGATCTGGGATGCTCATGTAGTGAGCGAGATCGAGGGAGGGCCTAGCGCCATATATATTGATTGTCACTTGATTCATGAAGTGACCAGTCCACAAGCTTTTGCAGGCATTGAAAAAAGAGGAGTACCGGTTTTCAGACCGAACCAAACATTTGCAACACCGGACCATAACGTACCAACAGAAAATCAGCACTTGCCAATTCAGGACGCATTGTCAAAATTTCAAGTAGACAAGTTGACCGAAAATTGCGAAAAGCACGGCGTGTCTTTGTACGGATTGAATCACCCATATCAAGGTGTGGTACACGTAGTTGGACCACAATTGGGATTGACTCAGCCAGGTATGACGATTGTTTGTGGTGATAGCCACACGTCTACGCACGGTGCATTTGGTGCCATTGCATTTGGTATTGGTACTAGTGAAGTAGAAATGGTATTGGCTTCTCAGTGTATCATGCAGCCTAAGCCTAAAAAAATGAGAATCACCGTGAATGGTGAACTAGGAGAAGGAGTAACTGCCAAGGATTTGGTGCTCTATATTATCTCTAAAGTAACTGCCGGAGGCGGTACAGGATACTTCATCGAGTATGCAGGATCTGCATTCGAAAACCTATCGATGGAAGGTAGAATGACTGTGTGTAACATGAGTATCGAAATGGGCGCCAGAGGAGGATTGATTGCTCCTGACGAGACCACTTTCGAATATGTGAAAGGAAGAGAAAATGCACCGAAAGGCGCAGACTTCGACAAGGCAGTAGAAGAGTGGAAGAAATTGAAAACTGACGATGGTGCAGTATTCGATAAAGAATTGGAATTCGATGCAGCGGACATTGAGCCGATGATCACTTACGGTACTAACCCAGGTATGGGCACGAAGATCAAATCTTCTATCCCAGCATTGTCTGAAATTGAAAAGTCTGAGCAGGAGTCATTCCAGAAGTCTATGAACTACATGGGATTCTCTGACGGCGATGTTTTGGTAGGTAAGCCAATCGATTATGTATTCGTAGGTAGCTGTACCAACGGTAGAATCGAAGATTTGCGTGAAGTGGCTAGTTATGTGAAAGGCAAGCAAAAAGCGCCAAACATTACCGCGTGGATTGTACCAGGTTCTAAGCAAGTAGAAAAACAAGCACAAGAAGAAGGCTTGGTAGAAGTACTAGAAGAAGCAGGTTTCAAATTGAGACAGCCAGGTTGTTCGGCTTGTTTGGCCATGAACGACGACAAAGTGCCGAAGGGTAAATACGCAGTTTCTACTTCAAACAGAAACTTCGAAGGAAGACAAGGGCCAGGCTCTCGTACCTTATTGGCTAGCCCGCTTACTGCAGCAGCAGTGGCTGTTGCCGGCAAAATTGTAGATCCTCGTGAACCTGTAAACGCTTAA
- a CDS encoding 2-isopropylmalate synthase — MDNRIHIFDTTLRDGEQVPGCRLDTKGKLLIAEQLEHLGVDIIEAGFPISSPGDFESVSEISKLVKDTTVCGLTRAVQKDIECAAEALKHAKRPRIHTGIGTSDQHVFTKIKTTREDIIARSKQAVKWAKNFVDDVEFYAEDAGRTDNEFLAQVIEAAISEGATVVNIPDTTGYCLPEEYGAKIKYLVDNVKGIENAIISTHCHNDLGLATANSIAGIQNGARQIECTINGIGERAGNTSLEEVVMIMRKHNWMKSDTNIDATRLNAMSRLVSETMRMPVQPNKAIVGSNAFAHSSGIHQDGVIKNRDNYEIIDPAEVGVDESSIVLTARSGRAALNYRVEKLNVNLSKEELEKVYHEFLKVADKHDVVDDKLLKGMLSEYLMINVEL, encoded by the coding sequence ATGGACAATCGCATACACATTTTCGATACAACACTACGTGATGGAGAACAAGTGCCAGGTTGCAGGCTAGACACCAAAGGCAAACTTTTGATTGCTGAGCAATTAGAACACCTTGGAGTAGACATCATAGAAGCTGGATTTCCAATTTCCAGCCCTGGTGATTTCGAATCTGTTTCCGAGATTTCAAAATTAGTGAAAGATACGACTGTTTGTGGCTTGACCCGAGCAGTGCAAAAAGATATTGAGTGTGCAGCTGAAGCTTTGAAGCATGCCAAACGACCAAGGATACACACTGGTATTGGTACTTCCGATCAGCACGTTTTCACGAAAATCAAAACGACTAGAGAAGACATCATTGCCAGAAGTAAGCAGGCGGTCAAGTGGGCGAAGAATTTTGTGGATGATGTGGAGTTTTACGCGGAGGATGCTGGAAGAACGGATAATGAGTTTTTGGCTCAGGTGATTGAAGCAGCTATTTCCGAAGGCGCAACTGTGGTCAATATCCCAGATACAACAGGATATTGTCTGCCGGAAGAATATGGTGCTAAAATCAAATATCTGGTTGATAATGTGAAAGGAATCGAAAATGCGATCATTTCTACCCACTGTCACAACGATCTAGGTTTGGCTACAGCCAATTCTATCGCTGGTATCCAGAACGGTGCTCGTCAGATCGAGTGTACGATCAACGGTATTGGAGAAAGAGCAGGAAACACATCTCTTGAAGAAGTCGTGATGATTATGCGCAAACACAATTGGATGAAATCTGATACCAATATCGATGCTACTCGCTTGAACGCGATGTCGAGATTGGTTTCTGAAACCATGAGAATGCCGGTTCAGCCAAACAAAGCGATTGTAGGTAGTAATGCCTTTGCTCACTCATCAGGTATTCATCAAGATGGTGTAATCAAAAACAGAGACAACTACGAGATCATTGATCCTGCTGAGGTAGGTGTAGATGAGTCATCGATCGTGCTGACTGCAAGAAGCGGAAGAGCCGCACTAAACTACAGAGTGGAAAAATTGAATGTCAACCTTTCAAAAGAAGAGTTGGAAAAAGTCTATCACGAATTTTTGAAAGTAGCAGACAAGCACGATGTGGTGGATGATAAGTTGCTCAAAGGAATGCTGAGTGAGTATTTGATGATCAATGTAGAGCTATAA
- a CDS encoding acetyl-CoA C-acyltransferase, protein MQEVYIVSAVRTPIGSFGGSLSSLSATKLGSIAIQGALEKAGVKAESVDEVFMGNVVSAGLGQAPARQAAIGAGIGYNVPCTTINKVCASGMKSVMLGAQSIMLGHADVIVAGGMESMSNVPYYVPKARYGHGYGHGQLLDGLMHDGLWEPYHQFPMGSCADNTAKEMNISREAQDEFAINSYKKIADSVANGLFKNEIIPVEIPQRKGDPIVMTEDEEYKNVKFDKIPSLRPVFNKDGSVTAANASTINDGASALILMSKAKMEELGLKPVAKIRGFADAAQEPLWFTTAPSLAIPKAIKNAGINKSDVDFYEINEAFSAVALANIKELDLNPDSVNAFGGAVALGHPLGCSGARIITTLNSVLHEKGANIGVAGICNGGGGASAIVIEKV, encoded by the coding sequence ATGCAAGAAGTATATATAGTATCGGCGGTCAGAACGCCAATCGGAAGTTTTGGCGGAAGCCTTTCTAGCCTATCGGCTACTAAACTTGGTTCTATCGCCATCCAAGGGGCACTAGAGAAAGCAGGCGTAAAAGCCGAATCAGTAGATGAAGTATTCATGGGAAATGTGGTGTCAGCTGGTCTAGGACAGGCTCCTGCACGACAAGCAGCTATTGGTGCTGGCATTGGTTACAATGTACCCTGCACTACTATCAACAAAGTTTGTGCTTCGGGGATGAAATCCGTGATGTTAGGTGCGCAAAGCATCATGCTTGGTCATGCAGATGTAATCGTAGCAGGTGGAATGGAAAGCATGTCAAACGTTCCTTACTATGTACCGAAAGCAAGATATGGTCATGGCTACGGCCACGGACAATTACTCGATGGTTTGATGCACGACGGTCTTTGGGAACCATATCATCAATTCCCAATGGGAAGCTGTGCAGATAATACGGCAAAGGAAATGAATATCTCTCGTGAGGCACAGGATGAATTTGCGATCAACTCTTACAAGAAAATCGCTGATTCTGTGGCCAACGGTCTATTCAAAAACGAGATCATACCAGTAGAGATTCCTCAAAGAAAAGGAGACCCGATCGTAATGACGGAAGACGAAGAATACAAGAATGTGAAATTCGATAAGATTCCTAGCCTTCGTCCAGTTTTCAACAAAGACGGTTCGGTAACTGCTGCTAATGCCTCAACCATCAATGATGGTGCTTCTGCTTTGATCTTGATGAGTAAGGCAAAAATGGAAGAGCTTGGTCTGAAGCCAGTCGCGAAGATCAGAGGATTTGCCGATGCTGCTCAAGAACCATTATGGTTCACGACTGCACCATCATTGGCGATTCCAAAGGCAATCAAGAATGCCGGCATCAATAAATCTGACGTTGACTTTTACGAAATCAATGAGGCTTTCTCTGCTGTAGCTTTGGCTAATATCAAAGAATTGGATTTGAATCCTGATAGTGTGAATGCCTTTGGTGGGGCTGTAGCTTTGGGTCATCCGCTCGGGTGCTCTGGTGCGAGAATTATCACGACACTGAATTCAGTACTACATGAAAAAGGCGCCAACATCGGTGTAGCAGGTATCTGCAACGGCGGTGGCGGTGCTTCAGCTATCGTGATAGAAAAAGTATAA